From the Chrysiogenia bacterium genome, the window GCGCGGCGGCAAGTGCCTGGGCGGCGTCCTCTGGAAAGCGGAAGGCGGGAATGGCGCCGCGCTTCCCTGTGTGGAGCTTGTGGGGCGTCTTCTGCGAGGTGAGCAGCACGCTCATCACGGGCTTCTCGCGCGGCACAGTGCCCGCGCCCTTGGCGATGCCCGCAGCGATGTCGGAGAATTTGGTCACCTGCACGGGCACGTAGATCACCACGACGCAGTCGACCTCGCTGTCGCGACCGACGATCTCGATGACTTCTTCATACTGCTCGGGCGTCGCCGAGGCGATCATGTCCACGGGGTTGGCCAGGCTCGCTGCCGGGGGCAGCACGCTTTCCAGACGGGCCCGCGTGAGCGAGGAGAGCTCGGGAAGCTTGAGCCCCAGCGACTCGCACGCATCGGCGAGCAGGATTCCCGGACCGCCCGCGTTCGTAATAACGGCCACGCGCGGCCCCGGCGGGGGCGGCTGTGAGGAGAGCAGGGCAGCGACGTCGAAGAGTTCCTTGAGGGTGTTCGTGCGAATGACGCCCGCCTGGTCGAAGAGGGCATCGACTGCCACGTCGAGGCTCGCCAGCGCGGCCGAGTGGCTTGACGCCGCGCGGCTTCCCGCCTGGGAGCGCCCGGACTTCACCGCGACGATGGGCTTCTTGCGCGCAACCTCCGGGGCGATCTGCGCGAACTTGCGCGGGTCGCCGAAGCTCTCGAGGTACAGAACGATGACATCGGTGGCCGGGTCTTCGGCCCAGTAAGCGAGCAGGTCGTTGCTGGAGACGTCGGCACTGTTGCCCACGGAGACGAAGCTGGAGACGCCCAGCCCGCGTTCCTTCACGTAGTCGAGAATGGCAATGCCCAGCGCGCCGCTCTGGGTGAGCACGCCGATGCTGCCCGCGGGGGGCATGGCGGCGGCGAAGGTGGCGTTCATGGACACGCGCCTGTCGGTGTTCTGAATGCCCATGCAGTTGGGCCCCACCATGCGCAGGCCCGACTCGCGTACCAGCGTGCGAAGGCGCGCCTCCGCCTCGGCGCCGTTCTCGTCAGTCTCGGCAAAGCCCGCCGAGATCACCACCACCGAGCGAATGCCCTTGGCAGAGCAGTCGTGGATGACGCTTTCTACGCCCGCCGCAGGAACGGCGATGAGCGCCAGGTCGACCTTGCCCTCGATCTCAGTGACGCTGGCAACGCAGGCGAGCCCGTCAATCTCCTTGAGGCTCGGGTGCACCGGATAAAGCTTGCCGGCAAAGCCGGCCTTGCGCAGGTTCGAGAGCAGCGCTCCGCCGATGGAACCCCCCTTGTCGGAGGCGCCGATGACGGCAACCGATTGCGGCTCGAAGAAGTTGCGCACGCTCGAAGCGGTCGCCACGCGCTCGCGCTGCAGGCGCGCGCCGCGGTGCTCGTCGGTTTCCTTGGTGGGAAAGAGGAAGTGAAAGACGCCCTCTTCGAGGGATCGCTTGATCTCGAAACCGCTCTTGGAAAAAACCTCCAGCATGCGGTTGTTCTCGCCGAGCACGTCGGCCTCGAACTCCACGATACCGTGGGCGCGTGCGATGGGGATGAGGTGATCGAGTAGCAGCGTGCCGATGCCGCGCCCCTGGTATTCGTCCTGCACGGCAAAGGCGACTTCAGCAGTTTTGGGAGCGTCTTTTCCCAGGTCGAGCACGCTGTAGCGACCCACGGCGATGATGCGCTCGTCCTCGGCATTGCGTAGCGTCGCGACCAGCGCGACGCGGTCCACGAAGTCGAGCTCGGTAAAACCCTGGAGCTCCTCGTCGGAAAGCCGCTTCTTCGCCCGGAAGAAGCGGAAATAGATCGTTTCCTGGCTCAGGCGATGAAACAGATCGAGCAGGCGTTGCTTGTCGTCGGGCCGGATGGCCCGCAGGTGAATGGAGCCACCATCGCGCAGGATCTCATCGGCGTTGTAGTTGCGGGCGTCCACGGCCCACAAGTGTATGGCAGGCGGGGGAAAAGAAAACCCCCGGTTGTCCTATATTGATTCGCGCAGCGGGTTCCCGAGCGTGCTGCCAAGGGATACAATTACATGATCGAGGGAGAACTGGATTTATGAACAGGGGCTGGCTGGTGGCGCTATTGTGCGCGTTTCTCATATCCGGGTGTAGCGTGGAGAAGTTTCTTGAGGATCGTTCGAGCTCCGTAGAGGCGGACTTTGCAAAAGAGGCCACGGCGCTGATTGCCGCTCACGATGGGGATGCGTTCCTTGAACGTCTCGACCCCTCCATTCGATCAAACGCGGAGGACAACCTTGAGCAGATCTTCGCGGAAATGCCGTCGGGCTCGCTGCTTGAGAGCAAGCTTATCGGGGCTTATTGGCAGTCTTTTAACGGGAAGAAATCATCTCGTCTCGTTTTTCACAATGAGTATGAAAATGGATATGCCATGATTACTGCGGTGGTCGCGGAAAATGATTCCGGATTGGCACTTCTCGGATTTCATGTCCAGAAGTTTTCGCAAGATCTTTCAGAACTGCACGCATTTTCGCTCAAGGGAAAATCAGTCCGTCATCTCTTGATGTTATCTCTTCTGGTTGTCCTGCCACTGTTTTCCATTGCGGTGCTGGTCCTGTGTGTCAAGACTCCAATGGCATCGAAAAAATGGCGATGGATCCTGTTCATCTTGGTGGGTGTCGGGTCATGGCAGCTGAATTGGACAGATGGTGCGACCAGCTTCGGTCTTGCCCAGGTCTACCTTCTGAGTGCGTCATTTGCGCGTGCGAGTGATTACTCGCCCTGGATCGCTTCTGTGTCTGTTCCGTTAGGGGCAATCATATTCTTGATGAGGCGGCCAGCGATCATCGAAAAGTATGAAGCCAGCTTGGCCGCTTCGGCGCAGTTCCCGTCTGATAACGTAGCCGTCACAACCGACGGCTCTGGGGTCACTGATCTGGAATAGAAAACCCCTGCCACCAGGGGCAGGGGCTTCCGGGTTGTCTCTTGATGAAAGAACTATTCGAGCAGGCTGCGGAGCATCCATGCGGTCTTCTCGTGCACGTCGAGACGCTGGGTGAGCAGGTCGGCGGTGACCTGGTCGTGGACGTCCTCGGCCTTGGGCAGCAGCGCGCGGGAGGTGCGGATGACGGTCTCGTGGGCTTCGACAAGGTTGCGGATCATGTCCTGCGCCTTGGGCACGTCGGTGTCTTCCTTGACCGAGGTGAGCTTGGCAAACTGGCTGTAGGTGCCCGGCGCCGGGAAGCCCAGGGCGCGGATGCGCTCGGCAATCTGGTCCACGGCCAGGGCGAGCTCGGTGTAGTGGGTCTCGAACAGAAGGTGCAGGGTCTGGAACATGGGACCCGTGACGTTCCAGTGATAGTAGTGCGTCTTGAGATACAGGCTGTAGGAATCGCCGAGCACCTTGCCGAGTCCGTCGGCGATGCTCTGGCGGTCAGCTTCGGGAATTCCGGTGTCGATCTTCATGGCTCCTCCGGGAAAGGGCTGTGCGCGGCGGGGTTCGCGCGATTGCTATGTCTCTATAGGTAGTGCCTGCGCGCGCGCTGTCAATGATTTTTCCGGAGCTTCAGGGCATCAAAAGAAAAGCCCCCGCCGGGGCAGGGGCTTTTGCTGGTAACAAACGCAAAATTACAGGGACTTCTTGGAGAAGTACCAGTCCGTCACCTTGAGGCTCTTGTCGGCGACGCGCTTCTCTGCGTCCTGCGCGGTGGCCGGGGGCGGAACGATCACGTCGTCGCCGGGCTTCCAGTTGGCAGGGCAGGCAACGCCGTTCTTGTCCACGGTCTGGAGGGCGTCGATCACGCGCTCGATCTCGTCGAAGTTACGGCCCACGTTGAGCGGGTAGTAGATCATGGCGCGCAGGTTCATCTTGGGGTCGATGAAGAACACGCAGCGCACGGTCGCCGTAGCGGCGCTGGGCTCGTGGATCATGCCGTAGAGGCGGGCCACCTTCTGGTCCAGGTCGGCGATGACGGGGAAGGGGATCTCCACGCCGAAGTTGTCCTTGATGTTTCGCACCCAGGCGATGTGGCTGTAGATGGAGTCGATGGA encodes:
- a CDS encoding GNAT family N-acetyltransferase, with the protein product MDARNYNADEILRDGGSIHLRAIRPDDKQRLLDLFHRLSQETIYFRFFRAKKRLSDEELQGFTELDFVDRVALVATLRNAEDERIIAVGRYSVLDLGKDAPKTAEVAFAVQDEYQGRGIGTLLLDHLIPIARAHGIVEFEADVLGENNRMLEVFSKSGFEIKRSLEEGVFHFLFPTKETDEHRGARLQRERVATASSVRNFFEPQSVAVIGASDKGGSIGGALLSNLRKAGFAGKLYPVHPSLKEIDGLACVASVTEIEGKVDLALIAVPAAGVESVIHDCSAKGIRSVVVISAGFAETDENGAEAEARLRTLVRESGLRMVGPNCMGIQNTDRRVSMNATFAAAMPPAGSIGVLTQSGALGIAILDYVKERGLGVSSFVSVGNSADVSSNDLLAYWAEDPATDVIVLYLESFGDPRKFAQIAPEVARKKPIVAVKSGRSQAGSRAASSHSAALASLDVAVDALFDQAGVIRTNTLKELFDVAALLSSQPPPPGPRVAVITNAGGPGILLADACESLGLKLPELSSLTRARLESVLPPAASLANPVDMIASATPEQYEEVIEIVGRDSEVDCVVVIYVPVQVTKFSDIAAGIAKGAGTVPREKPVMSVLLTSQKTPHKLHTGKRGAIPAFRFPEDAAQALAAA
- a CDS encoding DNA starvation/stationary phase protection protein translates to MKIDTGIPEADRQSIADGLGKVLGDSYSLYLKTHYYHWNVTGPMFQTLHLLFETHYTELALAVDQIAERIRALGFPAPGTYSQFAKLTSVKEDTDVPKAQDMIRNLVEAHETVIRTSRALLPKAEDVHDQVTADLLTQRLDVHEKTAWMLRSLLE
- a CDS encoding peroxiredoxin, with protein sequence MSEETETNQPPRLELNGPAPDFEANTTHGPLKLSKWAAGDWVILFSHPADFTPVCTTEFMEFANRAESLKKKGVKLIGNSIDSIYSHIAWVRNIKDNFGVEIPFPVIADLDQKVARLYGMIHEPSAATATVRCVFFIDPKMNLRAMIYYPLNVGRNFDEIERVIDALQTVDKNGVACPANWKPGDDVIVPPPATAQDAEKRVADKSLKVTDWYFSKKSL